A stretch of the Streptomyces sp. WMMB303 genome encodes the following:
- a CDS encoding GntR family transcriptional regulator → MARVPESQRVRDALENAVVDGRYRPGERLDPARLEREFGCSRTPVREALQALERSGLVQIRAKQGTYVTELSVSELAERFEVMAELEGMAARLSARRIEQEALDELGHALRECEVHALAGDADRYYYANACFHGIVYDSCGNEYLRQQVHALKRVLQPYRRLQLRVPDRMRRSLTEHRRIAEAIASGDAETAENAARDHVLVQVKEFSQLIRTWRHLNRSALGTG, encoded by the coding sequence ATGGCTCGAGTCCCGGAATCCCAGCGTGTACGGGACGCGCTGGAGAACGCCGTCGTCGACGGCCGCTACCGCCCCGGCGAGCGGCTGGACCCCGCGCGGCTGGAGAGGGAGTTCGGCTGCTCCCGTACCCCGGTCCGGGAAGCCCTCCAGGCGCTGGAGCGGTCCGGCCTGGTGCAGATCCGCGCCAAACAGGGCACCTACGTCACCGAGTTGAGCGTCTCCGAACTGGCCGAGCGGTTCGAAGTCATGGCGGAACTCGAGGGGATGGCGGCGCGGCTCTCCGCCCGGCGCATCGAACAGGAAGCACTGGACGAGCTCGGACACGCGCTCCGCGAGTGCGAGGTCCACGCACTGGCCGGGGACGCCGACCGCTACTACTACGCCAACGCCTGCTTCCACGGCATCGTCTACGACTCCTGCGGCAACGAATATCTGCGCCAGCAGGTACACGCGCTCAAACGGGTCCTGCAGCCCTACCGGCGGCTGCAGTTGCGGGTGCCCGACCGTATGCGGCGCTCCCTGACCGAGCACCGCCGGATCGCCGAGGCGATCGCGAGCGGCGACGCCGAGACCGCCGAGAACGCGGCGCGGGACCACGTCCTGGTCCAGGTCAAGGAGTTCAGTCAGCTGATACGGACGTGGAGACACCTCAACCGGTCGGCACTCGGCACCGGTTGA
- a CDS encoding SAM-dependent methyltransferase encodes MDEAGHQVPQPGTKPHTARLYDYFLGGKTHYAVDREAAVPALSANPHAMVAARQNREFMHRAARFVAEDLGIRQFLDIGTGIPTEPNLHQVTQAITPEARVVYSDNDPIVLAHARALMSSTPEGKTDYIEADIREPERILERAHLTLDFGAPIALSVVALLHFIPDEDDPYALMRHLLTPLAPGSALVLSHAALDMDDGRMAALAEHYRKAVTPTQFRTREETALFFDGLDLLDPGITPTCEWRMDLDVGPIRQLPGTISAAEAGVWAGVAVKR; translated from the coding sequence ATGGACGAGGCAGGTCACCAGGTTCCGCAACCGGGTACCAAACCCCACACCGCCCGCCTGTACGACTACTTCCTCGGCGGGAAGACGCACTACGCCGTGGACCGCGAGGCGGCGGTGCCCGCGCTGTCCGCGAATCCGCACGCGATGGTCGCCGCCCGGCAGAACCGGGAGTTCATGCACCGGGCCGCCCGGTTCGTCGCCGAGGACCTCGGCATCCGCCAGTTCCTGGACATCGGAACCGGCATTCCGACCGAACCCAACCTGCATCAGGTGACCCAGGCGATCACCCCCGAGGCACGCGTCGTCTACTCGGACAACGATCCGATCGTTCTCGCGCATGCCCGTGCGCTGATGAGCAGCACGCCGGAGGGCAAGACGGACTACATCGAGGCGGACATCCGCGAACCGGAGCGGATCCTGGAACGCGCGCACCTGACCCTCGACTTCGGTGCCCCGATAGCCCTGTCGGTGGTGGCGCTGCTGCACTTCATCCCGGACGAGGACGATCCGTACGCCCTCATGCGCCATCTGCTCACGCCCCTGGCGCCGGGCAGTGCGCTGGTGCTCTCGCACGCGGCGCTCGACATGGACGACGGCCGGATGGCTGCGCTGGCCGAGCACTACCGCAAGGCCGTCACCCCCACCCAGTTCCGGACCCGCGAGGAGACCGCGCTCTTCTTCGACGGCCTGGACCTGCTGGATCCCGGTATCACTCCGACGTGCGAATGGCGGATGGACCTCGACGTGGGGCCGATCCGGCAGCTCCCCGGCACCATCTCCGCGGCCGAGGCCGGAGTATGGGCCGGGGTGGCTGTCAAACGCTGA
- the ctaD gene encoding cytochrome c oxidase subunit I, protein MSTSLVSRPSGSRPSGQRRPGHTVVRWLTTTDHKTIGSLYLITSFLFFLIAGVMALVMRAELARPGLQIISPEQYNQAFTMHGAIMLIVFATPLFTGFANWIMPLQIGAPDVAFPRLNAFSYWVYLFGSLIVLGSLLTPQGAPDFGWTAYSPLSDGVHTPAVGADMWIMGLAFSGFGTILGSVNFLATIICMRAPGMTMFRMPIFTWNVLLTAVLVLMAFPILTAALFALEADRKFGAHIFDAANGGALLWQHLFWFWGHPEVYIIALPFFGIVSDIFPVFARKPVFGYVGLVGATITITGLSMTVWAHHMFVTGGVLLPFFSFMSFLIAVPTGVKFFNWIGTMWKGSLSFETPMLWSVGFLVTFLFGGLTGVLLASPPMDFHVSDSYFVVAHFHYTVFGTVVFAMFAGFYFWWPKWTGRMLDERLGKIHFWTLFVGFHATFLVQHWIGAEGMPRRYADYLAADGFTALNTFSTIGSFLLGSSMLPFLYNVWKTARTAERVHEDDPWGFGRSLEWATSCPPPRHNFVTLPKIRSESPAFDFHHPNISALDDSENLDRPRATGSGPGRHGRGQLPEAES, encoded by the coding sequence ATGTCCACCTCGCTGGTTTCGCGGCCGTCCGGTTCGCGCCCGTCCGGTCAGCGGCGTCCTGGCCACACCGTGGTGCGGTGGCTGACGACAACCGATCACAAGACGATCGGCAGCCTCTACCTCATCACGTCGTTCCTCTTCTTCCTGATCGCCGGTGTGATGGCGCTCGTCATGCGGGCGGAGCTGGCGCGTCCGGGCCTGCAGATCATCTCGCCGGAGCAGTACAACCAGGCCTTCACCATGCACGGCGCCATCATGCTGATCGTCTTCGCGACGCCCCTGTTCACCGGGTTCGCGAACTGGATCATGCCCCTGCAGATCGGGGCGCCGGACGTGGCGTTCCCCCGGCTGAACGCCTTCTCCTACTGGGTGTATCTCTTCGGCTCGCTCATCGTGCTCGGTTCGCTGCTCACGCCGCAGGGCGCCCCGGACTTCGGCTGGACCGCCTACTCGCCGCTCTCCGACGGGGTGCACACACCGGCCGTCGGCGCGGACATGTGGATCATGGGGCTCGCGTTCTCGGGATTCGGCACCATTCTGGGGTCGGTCAACTTCCTCGCCACCATCATCTGCATGCGCGCTCCCGGGATGACGATGTTCCGGATGCCCATCTTCACCTGGAACGTGCTGCTGACCGCCGTGCTGGTGCTGATGGCTTTCCCGATCCTGACCGCGGCGCTGTTCGCGCTCGAGGCCGACCGCAAGTTCGGAGCGCACATCTTCGACGCCGCGAACGGTGGAGCGCTGCTGTGGCAGCACCTGTTCTGGTTCTGGGGGCACCCGGAGGTCTACATCATCGCGCTGCCGTTCTTCGGCATCGTCTCGGACATCTTTCCGGTGTTCGCCCGCAAACCGGTCTTCGGCTACGTCGGACTCGTCGGCGCCACCATCACCATCACCGGGCTGTCCATGACGGTATGGGCACACCACATGTTCGTGACCGGCGGCGTGCTGCTGCCGTTCTTCTCCTTCATGTCCTTCCTGATCGCCGTACCCACCGGGGTGAAGTTCTTCAACTGGATCGGCACCATGTGGAAGGGATCACTCTCCTTCGAGACCCCGATGCTGTGGTCGGTCGGATTCCTGGTGACCTTCCTCTTCGGCGGCCTGACCGGCGTGCTGCTGGCGTCACCGCCCATGGACTTCCACGTCTCCGACTCGTACTTCGTCGTGGCCCACTTCCACTACACCGTCTTCGGCACCGTCGTCTTCGCGATGTTCGCCGGGTTCTACTTCTGGTGGCCCAAGTGGACCGGCAGGATGCTCGACGAACGCCTCGGCAAAATCCACTTCTGGACCCTGTTCGTGGGCTTCCACGCCACCTTCCTGGTCCAGCACTGGATCGGCGCCGAGGGTATGCCCCGCCGCTACGCGGACTACCTGGCGGCCGACGGGTTCACCGCGCTGAACACGTTCTCGACCATCGGCTCCTTCCTCCTGGGTTCGTCGATGCTCCCGTTCCTCTACAACGTGTGGAAGACCGCCAGGACGGCCGAGCGCGTCCACGAGGACGACCCCTGGGGTTTCGGCCGCTCTCTCGAATGGGCCACCTCCTGCCCGCCGCCCCGGCACAATTTCGTCACCCTGCCCAAGATCCGGTCCGAGTCGCCCGCCTTCGACTTCCACCATCCGAACATCTCGGCACTCGACGACAGCGAGAACCTCGACCGGCCCCGGGCGACCGGTTCCGGTCCGGGGCGGCATGGCCGAGGGCAGTTGCCCGAAGCCGAGAGCTGA
- a CDS encoding cytochrome C oxidase subunit I, whose protein sequence is MGVRKPPEEEAGDGVRRIEGYLLWQRHLSDARARAEHAVAPLDWLTGAEREDVVRRLAEALADTSRAALRETAQRADSLRREYEDRYAVLKRRVVGWAFCGLAVVGFVNSLLLMR, encoded by the coding sequence GTGGGCGTCAGGAAGCCCCCCGAAGAAGAGGCCGGCGACGGCGTCCGGCGGATCGAGGGCTATCTGCTGTGGCAGCGGCATCTGAGCGACGCCCGGGCACGGGCCGAGCACGCCGTCGCCCCGTTGGACTGGCTCACCGGAGCGGAACGCGAGGATGTGGTCCGCCGCCTCGCCGAGGCCCTCGCGGACACCTCCCGTGCCGCCCTGCGGGAGACGGCGCAGCGCGCCGACTCCCTGCGCCGCGAATACGAGGACCGGTACGCCGTGCTGAAACGGAGAGTCGTGGGCTGGGCGTTCTGCGGCCTCGCCGTCGTCGGATTCGTCAACAGCCTGCTGCTGATGAGGTGA
- a CDS encoding malonyl-CoA decarboxylase family protein, whose protein sequence is MEPQDGRLLTEQFRNAGSRPDDPPVAGDLRHRPLDRLSAACEMLMGHAGEASMRTVAADALAAYGELDDQGKREFFTRITSAYDASPDRIRSAFHRWEAARSRGSGGEEELVQLFDEVEPPRQLLLRRMNHAPGATLTLVGMRADLRRLMRSDPRLRPLDHDFHHLLTSWFNRGFLRMSEVGWEAPEELHQYLLRGEKVHPMAGRAELRRRLQPEDRRVYAFFHPATGDVPLIFVEVALVRGMPDSIAPLLEPGPVLDPAHADTAALYSINNALEGLAGVSFGSFLIKQVIEDVGEQLPQLRQFATLSPVPGFRRWLTEQAGREAELRTLLAELEAAGRRADPAPPDAGGTRSRLLPVLARYIALERHEDGRPLDPVARFHLGNGAAAWQANWPANNAPEAWRQSFGAMVNYRYEPEQVEQRHEDFVRHRTVALGGPLRAALPHHARSPAAGTDAADDSAAKGGSPPPGS, encoded by the coding sequence ATGGAACCCCAGGACGGCAGGCTGCTGACCGAGCAGTTCCGGAATGCCGGCAGCCGCCCGGACGACCCCCCGGTGGCCGGGGATCTCCGCCACCGCCCCCTGGACCGGTTGTCGGCGGCCTGCGAGATGCTGATGGGGCATGCGGGCGAAGCCTCGATGCGCACGGTGGCGGCAGACGCCCTCGCTGCCTACGGCGAGCTCGACGACCAGGGGAAGCGGGAGTTCTTCACCCGCATCACCAGCGCCTACGACGCCTCGCCCGACCGGATCCGGAGCGCCTTCCACCGATGGGAGGCGGCCCGCAGCCGCGGATCCGGTGGCGAGGAGGAACTGGTCCAGCTCTTCGACGAGGTCGAGCCGCCCCGTCAGCTGCTGCTCCGCCGGATGAACCACGCTCCCGGCGCCACCCTCACCCTGGTCGGCATGCGTGCGGATCTGCGCCGGCTGATGCGCTCCGACCCGCGGCTGCGGCCCCTCGACCACGACTTCCACCACCTGCTCACCTCCTGGTTCAACCGCGGCTTCCTGCGGATGTCGGAGGTCGGCTGGGAGGCGCCCGAGGAACTGCACCAGTACCTGCTGCGCGGCGAGAAGGTGCATCCGATGGCGGGCAGGGCCGAACTCCGGCGCCGCCTGCAGCCCGAGGACCGCCGCGTCTACGCCTTCTTCCACCCGGCCACCGGGGACGTGCCGCTGATCTTCGTGGAGGTCGCCCTCGTCCGGGGGATGCCGGACAGCATCGCGCCGCTGCTGGAGCCCGGACCGGTACTGGACCCCGCGCACGCGGACACGGCCGCTCTCTACTCGATCAACAACGCCCTGGAGGGCCTGGCCGGAGTCTCCTTCGGCAGCTTCCTCATCAAGCAGGTCATCGAAGACGTGGGGGAGCAGCTTCCGCAGCTGCGGCAGTTCGCCACACTCTCGCCCGTCCCCGGCTTCCGGCGCTGGCTCACCGAACAGGCCGGGCGGGAGGCCGAACTGCGGACGCTGCTCGCGGAGCTGGAGGCCGCGGGGCGACGGGCGGACCCCGCGCCGCCGGACGCCGGAGGGACGCGCTCCCGGCTCCTCCCGGTGCTGGCCCGGTACATCGCCCTCGAACGGCACGAGGACGGGCGCCCGCTCGACCCGGTCGCCCGGTTCCATCTGGGCAACGGGGCCGCCGCCTGGCAGGCCAACTGGCCGGCGAACAACGCCCCCGAAGCCTGGCGGCAGTCCTTCGGCGCGATGGTCAACTACCGCTACGAACCGGAGCAGGTCGAGCAGCGGCACGAGGACTTCGTCCGCCACCGCACCGTGGCACTGGGCGGCCCGCTGCGGGCCGCCCTGCCGCACCACGCCCGGTCCCCGGCGGCGGGAACCGACGCGGCCGACGACTCGGCCGCGAAGGGCGGGTCCCCGCCCCCCGGGAGTTGA
- a CDS encoding TerD family protein, giving the protein MITLTKEDEPADLDGVTHLSIGASWDPTAGSSGGVLGKIRRKAGTDLDLIAIAMQGQDPVRIAGLDSLDPLGNGSLLHTGDNQTGHGDGDDETVTVEFERIPSNITSVVFVAAAYKRGSAFQRARNISFKVYDATGGSSQQVADIWPSLLTDDNACAVAKAMRVGTGWKLKVINETGKVKQGNEQSLMRFAVDK; this is encoded by the coding sequence ATGATCACGCTGACGAAGGAAGACGAGCCGGCCGACCTGGACGGCGTCACGCACCTGTCCATCGGCGCGTCCTGGGATCCCACCGCGGGAAGCAGCGGAGGCGTGCTGGGCAAGATCCGCCGCAAGGCGGGCACCGACCTGGACCTGATCGCGATCGCCATGCAGGGACAGGACCCGGTACGGATAGCCGGTCTGGACTCCCTCGACCCGTTGGGGAACGGATCGCTGCTGCACACGGGGGACAACCAGACCGGCCACGGGGACGGGGACGACGAGACGGTGACCGTCGAGTTCGAACGGATCCCGTCCAACATCACCTCCGTCGTCTTCGTCGCGGCCGCCTACAAGAGGGGCAGCGCGTTCCAGCGGGCGCGGAACATCAGCTTCAAGGTGTACGACGCGACCGGCGGCAGTTCCCAGCAGGTCGCCGACATCTGGCCGAGTCTGCTCACCGACGACAACGCCTGCGCTGTGGCCAAGGCGATGCGGGTCGGTACCGGCTGGAAGCTCAAGGTGATCAACGAGACCGGGAAGGTCAAGCAGGGCAACGAGCAGTCCCTGATGCGCTTCGCCGTGGACAAGTGA